One window of the Anaeromyxobacter dehalogenans 2CP-C genome contains the following:
- a CDS encoding polysaccharide biosynthesis/export family protein, which produces MSDQLAASGRVLSRGVLALAAVLSSACGPTGRYIRAEDLPPAQADADYRVARGDVLGVRVWNQENMSVEQARVREDGRISMPFLQDVNAAGQTPAELAQRIQAQLKTYVVNPVVTVTVVEMQPLRVSVTGEVMRPGLYDLERGAGVLSALAAAGSFTEFAHRDRVFVLRHAAAPGDAAVTRIRFRYEALIQAERRSAAFRLQPGDVVVVE; this is translated from the coding sequence ATGTCCGACCAGCTTGCCGCCTCCGGGCGCGTCCTCTCGCGCGGCGTCCTCGCGCTGGCCGCCGTACTCTCCTCCGCGTGTGGCCCGACCGGGCGTTACATCCGCGCCGAGGACCTCCCGCCGGCGCAGGCCGACGCCGACTACCGCGTCGCGCGGGGTGACGTCCTCGGGGTGCGCGTCTGGAACCAGGAGAACATGTCGGTCGAGCAGGCGCGCGTCCGCGAGGACGGGCGCATCTCGATGCCGTTCCTGCAGGACGTGAACGCCGCGGGCCAGACGCCCGCCGAGCTGGCGCAGCGGATCCAGGCGCAGCTCAAGACCTACGTCGTCAACCCCGTGGTCACCGTCACCGTGGTCGAGATGCAGCCGCTGCGCGTCTCCGTGACCGGCGAGGTGATGCGGCCCGGCCTCTACGACCTGGAGCGCGGCGCCGGGGTCCTGTCGGCGCTGGCCGCGGCCGGGAGCTTCACCGAGTTCGCCCACCGGGACCGTGTCTTCGTCCTGCGGCACGCGGCCGCCCCGGGCGATGCCGCGGTCACGCGCATCCGCTTCCGGTACGAGGCGCTGATCCAGGCCGAGCGGCGCTCCGCCGCGTTCCGGCTGCAGCCCGGCGACGTGGTCGTGGTGGAGTGA
- a CDS encoding WecB/TagA/CpsF family glycosyltransferase translates to MEPTASHALAGTPGSGNRRVRIGQLWLDALTMAEAIERIGALVRAGAGGSVFTPNVDHVVTAEDDGAFRSAYAEASLSLADGQALVWAMRLLGTPVPEKVSGSDLVWPLMQHAGAARWRVYLLGGAPGSAELAAARLERELGVVVAGVDAPRVAVEGDTGERGILERVRRADAQLVVVGLGAPKQERFIQRSLPHLGPAVALGLGASIDFLAGRVRRAPRWVSRGGLEWLFRLSQEPRRLAHRYLVKDPRFLAIVARTARQPAADREGRRPWLADATDRAPSPRAGTAP, encoded by the coding sequence GTGGAGCCAACCGCGTCGCACGCGCTCGCCGGCACACCCGGGTCGGGCAATCGCCGGGTTCGCATCGGGCAGCTCTGGCTGGACGCGCTCACCATGGCCGAGGCCATCGAGCGCATCGGCGCCCTGGTGCGCGCGGGCGCGGGCGGGAGCGTGTTCACGCCGAACGTGGACCACGTCGTGACCGCGGAGGACGACGGCGCGTTCCGCTCGGCCTACGCGGAGGCGAGCCTCTCGCTGGCAGACGGCCAGGCGCTCGTCTGGGCGATGCGGCTGCTCGGGACCCCGGTACCGGAGAAGGTGTCGGGCTCCGACCTGGTGTGGCCGCTGATGCAGCACGCGGGCGCTGCGCGGTGGCGCGTGTACCTGCTCGGAGGTGCCCCGGGCTCGGCCGAGCTCGCCGCAGCCCGGCTCGAGCGCGAGCTGGGCGTCGTCGTCGCCGGCGTGGACGCGCCTCGCGTGGCGGTGGAGGGCGACACGGGCGAGCGCGGCATCCTCGAGCGCGTGCGGCGCGCGGACGCGCAGCTCGTGGTCGTCGGGCTCGGCGCGCCGAAGCAGGAGCGGTTCATCCAGCGCTCGCTGCCGCACCTCGGACCGGCGGTCGCCCTCGGCCTGGGGGCGTCCATCGACTTCCTGGCGGGCCGGGTGCGGCGCGCGCCGCGCTGGGTGTCGCGCGGCGGGCTCGAGTGGCTGTTCCGGCTCTCGCAGGAGCCGCGGCGGCTGGCGCACCGCTACCTCGTGAAGGACCCGCGCTTCCTCGCCATCGTGGCGCGCACCGCGCGCCAGCCTGCCGCCGATCGCGAGGGCCGCCGGCCCTGGCTGGCGGACGCGACCGATCGGGCCCCGTCCCCGCGCGCCGGCACCGCCCCCTAG
- a CDS encoding oligosaccharide flippase family protein, whose protein sequence is MLEGVARPSLLRRLSCAPGMPAPVRRLAERIEGSHLATRLAEGAFWSFAGSALSRAFALAASVVTARFLGKAQYGELGVLLSTLLTFQAFASLGLGMTATKYVSELRTKDPERAGRILGMSAVLSAATGVLAAALLWAFAPWLASSTIGAPHLTEPLRIAGLGLVFTTMGGAQTGALAGFEAFRTQTQLNVWLGLLGVPIAVVGVWRWGLQGAVWATVVTAALQWALTHVAVRVHARRDRVPVSPRGWWREQRILWTFSLPALAQGVMVGPVSWAAAAILVNQPGGYPEMGAFSAANQWYAAVLFLPNALCGPVLPVLSERVGRGDGPGVRAVLRAAVAMNAAAVIPIVAAGCLASPWLVRIYGPQFADAWPTFAVVLITAGIVAITNPVGYVLAASERLWLGFLMNSGWAAAFLVATVLLVGWGSLGLATGRLLAYALHFGWTLWFAMRFVRAGAARGT, encoded by the coding sequence ATGCTCGAGGGCGTCGCGAGGCCGAGCCTGCTCCGGCGCCTCTCCTGCGCGCCCGGGATGCCAGCCCCGGTCCGCCGGCTCGCGGAGCGCATCGAGGGTTCGCACCTGGCGACCCGGCTCGCCGAGGGGGCGTTCTGGTCGTTCGCCGGCAGCGCGCTCTCGCGGGCGTTCGCCCTCGCGGCGTCGGTCGTCACGGCCCGGTTCCTCGGCAAGGCGCAGTACGGCGAGCTCGGGGTGCTGCTCTCGACGCTGCTCACGTTCCAGGCGTTCGCGAGCCTGGGCCTCGGCATGACCGCCACGAAGTACGTCTCGGAGCTGCGGACGAAGGACCCCGAGCGCGCCGGGCGGATCCTGGGCATGTCCGCGGTGCTCAGCGCGGCCACCGGCGTGCTCGCCGCCGCGCTGCTGTGGGCGTTCGCGCCGTGGCTCGCGTCGAGCACCATCGGCGCCCCGCACCTCACCGAGCCGCTGCGCATCGCCGGCCTGGGGCTGGTGTTCACGACCATGGGCGGCGCACAGACCGGTGCGCTCGCCGGCTTCGAGGCGTTTCGGACCCAGACCCAGCTGAACGTGTGGCTCGGGCTGCTGGGCGTCCCCATCGCCGTGGTCGGGGTCTGGCGCTGGGGGCTCCAGGGCGCGGTCTGGGCCACGGTGGTCACGGCGGCGCTGCAGTGGGCGCTGACGCACGTGGCGGTCCGCGTCCACGCGCGCCGCGATCGCGTGCCGGTGTCGCCGAGGGGCTGGTGGCGCGAGCAGCGCATCCTGTGGACGTTCTCGCTCCCGGCGCTCGCCCAGGGCGTCATGGTGGGGCCGGTGAGCTGGGCGGCCGCGGCGATCCTGGTGAACCAGCCCGGCGGCTACCCGGAGATGGGCGCGTTCTCGGCCGCCAACCAGTGGTACGCGGCGGTGCTGTTCCTGCCCAACGCGCTGTGCGGGCCCGTGCTGCCGGTGCTCTCGGAGCGGGTCGGCCGCGGGGACGGCCCGGGGGTGCGCGCGGTGCTCCGGGCCGCGGTGGCGATGAACGCGGCCGCCGTCATCCCCATCGTGGCCGCGGGCTGTCTGGCGAGCCCGTGGCTGGTGCGGATCTACGGTCCGCAGTTCGCCGACGCGTGGCCGACGTTCGCGGTCGTCCTGATCACCGCGGGCATCGTCGCCATCACCAACCCGGTCGGCTACGTCCTCGCCGCCTCCGAGCGCCTCTGGCTCGGGTTCCTCATGAACTCGGGCTGGGCGGCGGCGTTCCTGGTGGCGACGGTGCTGCTCGTCGGCTGGGGCTCCCTGGGCCTCGCGACCGGGCGCCTCCTCGCGTACGCGCTCCACTTCGGGTGGACGCTGTGGTTCGCCATGCGCTTCGTCCGCGCCGGGGCCGCGCGCGGGACCTGA
- the wecB gene encoding non-hydrolyzing UDP-N-acetylglucosamine 2-epimerase, whose translation MTRDLKLLVVMGTRPEAIKLAPVIRELRRLPAATTHVCFTGQHREMVTSILSFFDLRVDSDLDVMRPDQSLSGLASRALVGLDGVLTSFAPDWTIVQGDTTTAFCAALASFHRRVRVAHVEAGLRSFDRFKPYPEEVNRVMISAVTDLHFCPTATARDNLLAERVAPDRIHVVGNTVIDALHAGVERMKGDEAVARSVASAFPGLRADRDFVLVTGHRRESFGKPFEDLCHAIRDVARDQDLQFVYPVHLNPNVRKPVFEVLGTAPNVHLGAPVGYPELIWLAQRCRFILTDSGGIQEEAAALGKPVLVMREVTERRESVDAGVSRLVGTSRAAIQEWCVRLATDQAAYRQMARVVDVYGDGHASERIAAALGARSS comes from the coding sequence GTGACACGAGACCTCAAGCTGCTTGTCGTGATGGGCACCCGGCCCGAGGCCATCAAGCTCGCGCCGGTGATCCGGGAGCTCCGGCGCCTGCCCGCCGCCACCACGCACGTGTGCTTCACCGGGCAGCACCGCGAGATGGTGACGAGCATCCTGTCGTTCTTCGACCTGCGGGTGGACAGCGACCTCGACGTGATGCGGCCCGATCAGTCGCTCAGCGGCCTCGCGTCCCGGGCGCTGGTCGGCCTCGACGGTGTGCTGACCTCGTTCGCGCCCGACTGGACCATCGTGCAGGGCGACACGACCACCGCGTTCTGCGCCGCGCTCGCGTCCTTCCACCGCCGCGTGCGGGTCGCGCACGTGGAGGCCGGCCTGCGCAGCTTCGATCGCTTCAAGCCGTACCCGGAGGAGGTGAACCGGGTGATGATCTCGGCGGTCACCGACCTCCACTTCTGCCCGACCGCGACGGCGCGCGACAACCTCCTGGCCGAGCGCGTGGCGCCGGATCGGATCCACGTCGTCGGCAACACCGTCATCGACGCGCTCCACGCCGGCGTCGAGCGGATGAAGGGTGACGAGGCCGTCGCCCGCTCCGTGGCGAGCGCGTTCCCCGGGCTGCGCGCGGATCGCGACTTCGTGCTCGTCACCGGGCACCGCCGGGAGAGCTTCGGCAAGCCCTTCGAGGACCTCTGCCACGCCATCCGCGACGTGGCCCGCGATCAGGACCTGCAGTTCGTCTACCCGGTGCACCTCAACCCGAACGTCCGCAAGCCGGTCTTCGAGGTGCTCGGGACGGCGCCCAACGTCCACCTCGGCGCGCCGGTCGGCTACCCCGAGCTCATCTGGCTCGCGCAGCGCTGCCGGTTCATCCTCACCGACTCCGGCGGGATCCAGGAGGAGGCGGCCGCGCTCGGCAAGCCGGTGCTGGTGATGCGCGAGGTGACGGAGCGCCGCGAGAGCGTGGACGCGGGCGTGTCGCGGCTGGTCGGGACGAGCCGCGCCGCCATCCAGGAGTGGTGCGTGCGGCTCGCCACCGACCAGGCGGCGTACCGGCAGATGGCGCGGGTGGTGGACGTGTACGGCGACGGTCACGCGAGCGAGCGCATCGCGGCGGCGCTGGGCGCGCGGTCGAGCTGA
- a CDS encoding glycosyltransferase, translating into MARPKVCMVSYGESNTTLPPMFNEALSLAEAGFEVESIALAASPGGPMVETYAAGFSTRRFHLRTRGFFHARLGHSVANPAVAALQYVLSYAEFVARAAVRAWRSRADAYTAHDLPALLPTLLAAKARGRPLVYRAHELYPETHARVRFAWFWRLLDRVLVPRCDEVVTPDDNRSRIYREELGARSPPLTVRNCPPYRPPVESTRLRDELSRRGVACSTIVLYQGLVDSMRCIEEIAEASRHFDDGVVLVIMGGGFGAWADPGARLADHARIVVLPPVPYRELAPYTASADVGVLLYRNDCRNNYYCAPNKLFEYMMMGLPVVAPSFPGMARIVAGDDVGLCVDPSRPEEIAAAVNRLARDPAARARMRANGLRLSQERYNWRVESEPLLERYRALVAERRTTAPSTGELA; encoded by the coding sequence GTGGCCAGACCGAAGGTGTGCATGGTGAGCTACGGCGAGTCGAACACCACCCTGCCGCCCATGTTCAACGAGGCGCTCTCGCTCGCCGAGGCCGGCTTCGAGGTCGAGTCGATCGCGCTCGCGGCGTCGCCCGGCGGCCCCATGGTCGAGACGTACGCCGCCGGCTTCTCCACCCGCCGGTTCCACCTCCGCACCCGCGGGTTCTTCCACGCGCGGCTGGGGCACTCGGTCGCGAACCCCGCGGTGGCGGCGCTCCAGTACGTGCTCTCGTACGCGGAGTTCGTCGCGCGCGCCGCCGTGCGCGCCTGGCGCAGCCGCGCAGACGCCTACACGGCCCACGACCTGCCCGCGCTGCTGCCCACGCTGCTCGCGGCGAAGGCGCGCGGCCGGCCGCTCGTGTACCGGGCGCACGAGCTCTACCCGGAGACGCACGCGCGCGTCCGGTTCGCCTGGTTCTGGCGGCTGCTCGATCGCGTCCTGGTCCCGCGCTGCGACGAGGTCGTCACGCCCGACGACAACCGCTCCCGCATCTACCGGGAGGAGCTCGGCGCGCGCAGTCCCCCGCTGACCGTGCGCAACTGCCCTCCGTACCGGCCGCCCGTCGAGAGCACCCGGCTGCGCGACGAGCTCTCGCGCCGCGGCGTCGCCTGCTCGACGATCGTGCTGTACCAGGGCCTGGTGGACTCGATGCGGTGCATCGAGGAGATCGCGGAGGCGAGCCGCCACTTCGACGACGGCGTGGTGCTCGTCATCATGGGCGGCGGCTTCGGCGCGTGGGCCGACCCGGGCGCGCGCCTCGCGGACCACGCGCGCATCGTGGTGCTGCCGCCGGTGCCGTACCGCGAGCTCGCGCCCTACACGGCGTCGGCGGACGTCGGCGTCCTGCTGTACCGCAACGACTGCCGGAACAACTACTACTGCGCCCCCAACAAGCTGTTCGAGTACATGATGATGGGCCTTCCGGTCGTCGCCCCCAGCTTCCCGGGCATGGCGCGGATCGTGGCCGGAGACGACGTCGGCCTGTGCGTGGATCCCTCCCGTCCGGAGGAGATCGCCGCCGCCGTGAACCGGCTGGCGCGAGACCCGGCCGCCCGCGCGCGCATGCGGGCGAACGGGCTGAGGCTGTCGCAGGAGCGGTACAACTGGCGCGTCGAGTCGGAGCCGCTCCTCGAGCGGTACCGGGCGCTGGTGGCAGAGCGCCGGACGACCGCGCCGAGCACCGGCGAGCTCGCCTGA
- a CDS encoding glycosyl hydrolase family 28-related protein translates to MLLATACGGEQPAGSLGAASAALAPGAAVYADALGAEWSDQSSAPHDLSNATPVHSGASSIAVDFAPWSDLRFQTAGLSTAGLTELTLYVNGGASGARRALAVRASIGGVPTPEAALAPYCDGGRIPKNAWVRCAVPLAAIGAVDATIDGIVIAEDAGKSQARMYVDDVSFEGTATTTPDPTPALPAAPTGVAAAATTAGVAVSWAPVSGATGYEVYRSATQTGAETNLTPAPVTAAAYTDTAVVAGSTYWYTVSAIGAAGEGPRSTAVSATVPAPTSTPAQPIYSDAMVSPWADWSWAGVYSLASTAPVASGTRAISVQFGPWEGIYFSRAAFAPDTGSSLRLYVNGGAGGAGAALRVRAVVNGAWTDGADLGPYCQGGAVPANAWVACAVPMSALAPAGAAITGVAVQEWRGLSLPTLYFDDLGVTTSSGSTPAPAPVAVAIGPSSAAVTAGGSAQFTATVSGSTNTAVTWSVQEGAAGGTVTASGLYTAPATAGTYHVVATSAADPSRSAAAAVTVSSPTVVDPPPSGIAGDPIPPERRTTWAPGVPGGVPARTTICATVTPAWASSRGLAAFGTDGSGDAQPAIQAAVNGCAEGQVVYLPAGTYRLNSYLQITKGVTLRGAGKTQTRLRAYLSSTAVIYVWRGWPTWAAAVNVTADVPKGATTIPVADASSFAVGDIVQIDQLDDPSYLFYGGVQYFKRPDYGPATSGPRSMGQTVEVTGKSGNLLTIRPQIHLGFDVAFAAQVFKAPVTVKYAGIEDLYVTGGQNNQIHMMDTAYCWVKGVESDGTVSANPAADGTLGQGNGMRGAHLLVERSFRNEIRDSYFHHATRVVQGGGAYGISLSEHTSDTLVENNIVYYMNKPVTLRASGGGNVIAYNYIDDAWTSADRGLQETTLDLGHASFPYMELAEGNYSPQIATENVWGNSGWMTLFRNYASGKQERTDAFETYQIAAIAMEVKAMYMNVVGNVLGTPGPVGLNGTTMAYEVTSNPPGQGRPAVFRLGHGVGAGSGYDDISTYESPTAPGSTASMMLRAGNWDYVRNQLDVAPATTLPDSLYLAAKPAFFGSSPWPWVDPAGSTKVAVLPAKARFDAGTP, encoded by the coding sequence GTGCTGCTCGCCACCGCCTGCGGCGGGGAGCAGCCGGCGGGCTCCCTCGGCGCCGCGAGCGCCGCCCTGGCGCCCGGCGCGGCCGTGTACGCCGACGCGCTCGGCGCCGAGTGGAGCGACCAGTCGTCGGCCCCGCACGACCTCTCGAACGCGACGCCGGTCCACTCCGGCGCGAGCTCGATCGCGGTGGACTTCGCGCCCTGGAGCGACCTGCGCTTCCAGACGGCGGGCCTGAGCACCGCGGGGCTCACCGAGCTGACGCTGTACGTGAACGGCGGCGCGAGCGGCGCCCGCCGGGCGCTGGCGGTCCGCGCCAGCATCGGCGGCGTGCCGACGCCCGAGGCCGCGCTCGCCCCCTACTGCGACGGCGGCAGGATCCCGAAGAACGCGTGGGTCCGCTGCGCCGTCCCGCTCGCCGCCATCGGCGCCGTGGACGCGACCATCGACGGGATCGTCATCGCCGAGGACGCGGGCAAGAGCCAGGCCCGCATGTACGTGGACGACGTGTCCTTCGAGGGGACCGCCACCACGACGCCGGATCCCACCCCGGCGCTCCCGGCCGCCCCGACGGGCGTGGCGGCGGCCGCGACCACCGCCGGCGTCGCGGTCTCCTGGGCGCCGGTGAGCGGCGCGACCGGCTACGAGGTCTACCGCTCCGCCACCCAGACCGGCGCCGAGACCAACCTCACGCCGGCGCCGGTCACCGCCGCCGCGTACACCGACACCGCGGTCGTCGCGGGCTCGACGTACTGGTACACGGTGTCGGCGATCGGCGCCGCGGGCGAGGGGCCCCGGTCCACCGCGGTGAGCGCGACCGTGCCGGCCCCCACGAGCACGCCCGCGCAGCCGATCTACTCGGACGCGATGGTGAGCCCCTGGGCCGACTGGTCGTGGGCCGGCGTGTACTCGCTGGCGAGCACCGCTCCGGTGGCGAGCGGCACGCGGGCCATCTCGGTGCAGTTCGGGCCCTGGGAGGGGATCTACTTCAGCCGCGCCGCCTTCGCGCCGGACACCGGCAGCTCGCTGCGCCTCTACGTGAACGGCGGAGCCGGCGGCGCCGGCGCGGCGCTCCGGGTCCGCGCGGTGGTGAACGGCGCCTGGACCGACGGCGCGGATCTCGGCCCGTACTGCCAGGGCGGCGCCGTGCCCGCGAACGCCTGGGTGGCCTGCGCCGTCCCGATGTCGGCGCTCGCGCCGGCGGGCGCGGCCATCACCGGGGTCGCGGTCCAGGAGTGGCGCGGGCTCAGCCTCCCGACGCTCTACTTCGACGACCTCGGGGTCACGACGTCCTCGGGCTCCACGCCCGCCCCCGCGCCGGTCGCCGTCGCGATCGGCCCGAGCAGCGCGGCGGTGACGGCAGGGGGCAGCGCGCAGTTCACCGCCACCGTGTCGGGCTCCACCAACACCGCCGTGACCTGGTCGGTGCAGGAGGGCGCCGCCGGCGGCACCGTCACGGCGTCGGGCCTCTACACCGCGCCTGCGACCGCGGGCACCTACCACGTGGTGGCCACCAGCGCCGCCGATCCGAGCCGCAGCGCTGCCGCGGCGGTCACCGTCTCGTCGCCGACCGTGGTGGATCCGCCGCCCAGCGGGATCGCGGGCGATCCGATCCCGCCCGAGCGGCGGACGACGTGGGCGCCGGGCGTCCCCGGGGGCGTGCCCGCGCGGACGACGATCTGCGCGACCGTGACGCCGGCGTGGGCGTCGTCGCGCGGGCTGGCGGCGTTCGGGACGGACGGCAGCGGCGACGCGCAGCCGGCCATCCAGGCCGCCGTCAACGGGTGCGCGGAGGGGCAGGTCGTCTACCTGCCGGCCGGCACCTACCGGCTCAACTCCTACCTGCAGATCACGAAGGGCGTCACGCTGCGCGGGGCGGGGAAGACGCAGACCCGGCTGCGCGCGTACCTGAGCAGCACCGCCGTCATCTACGTGTGGCGCGGCTGGCCGACCTGGGCCGCCGCGGTGAACGTGACCGCGGACGTGCCGAAGGGCGCGACCACGATCCCGGTGGCCGACGCGAGCAGCTTCGCGGTGGGCGACATCGTCCAGATCGACCAGCTCGACGATCCGTCCTACCTGTTCTACGGCGGCGTGCAGTACTTCAAGCGGCCGGACTACGGGCCCGCGACCTCGGGGCCGCGCTCGATGGGGCAGACGGTGGAGGTGACCGGGAAGAGCGGCAACCTGCTCACGATCCGGCCGCAGATCCACCTCGGCTTCGACGTGGCGTTCGCGGCGCAGGTGTTCAAGGCGCCGGTGACCGTGAAGTACGCGGGGATCGAGGACCTGTACGTCACCGGCGGGCAGAACAACCAGATCCACATGATGGACACCGCGTACTGCTGGGTGAAGGGCGTCGAGTCGGACGGCACGGTCTCGGCCAACCCGGCCGCGGACGGGACGCTCGGCCAGGGGAACGGGATGCGCGGCGCGCACCTGCTGGTCGAGCGGAGCTTCCGGAACGAGATCCGCGACTCGTACTTCCACCACGCGACGCGCGTGGTGCAGGGCGGCGGAGCGTACGGGATCTCGCTGTCCGAGCACACCAGCGACACGCTCGTCGAGAACAACATCGTCTACTACATGAACAAGCCGGTGACGCTGCGCGCGAGCGGCGGCGGCAACGTGATCGCCTACAACTACATCGACGACGCCTGGACCAGCGCCGACCGCGGCCTGCAGGAGACGACGCTGGACCTCGGGCACGCGTCCTTCCCCTACATGGAGCTGGCCGAGGGGAACTACTCGCCGCAGATCGCCACCGAGAACGTGTGGGGCAACTCCGGCTGGATGACGCTGTTCCGCAACTACGCCAGCGGGAAGCAGGAGCGCACCGACGCGTTCGAGACCTACCAGATCGCCGCCATCGCCATGGAGGTGAAGGCCATGTACATGAACGTGGTCGGGAACGTCCTCGGCACCCCCGGTCCCGTGGGGCTGAACGGCACGACCATGGCGTACGAGGTGACGAGCAATCCTCCCGGCCAGGGCCGGCCGGCGGTGTTCCGGCTCGGCCACGGGGTCGGGGCGGGGAGCGGGTACGACGACATCTCCACGTACGAGAGCCCGACGGCGCCCGGCAGCACCGCGTCGATGATGCTGCGGGCCGGGAACTGGGACTACGTCCGCAACCAGCTCGACGTGGCCCCGGCCACGACGCTGCCGGACTCCCTGTACCTCGCCGCCAAGCCGGCGTTCTTCGGCTCGAGCCCGTGGCCGTGGGTGGATCCCGCGGGCAGCACGAAGGTGGCGGTCCTCCCGGCGAAGGCGCGGTTCGACGCCGGCACGCCGTAG